The Metabacillus litoralis genome contains a region encoding:
- a CDS encoding phosphatidylglycerophosphatase A family protein, translating to MKSEEKMDIVEKTARDWLVKRGVKLEDIADLVYFLQEKYHPDLSMDDCLDNVDRVLTKREVQNAILTGIQFDILAEKGQLEEPLQSIIGTDESLYGVDEILAFSIVNIYGSIGFTNYGYIDKMKPGILQYLNDKSGGKCHTFLDDIVGAIAAAASSRLAHRARDVE from the coding sequence ATGAAAAGTGAAGAGAAAATGGACATTGTTGAAAAAACAGCAAGAGATTGGCTAGTTAAACGAGGTGTAAAGCTTGAGGATATCGCAGACCTTGTATACTTCTTACAAGAAAAGTATCATCCTGATCTCTCAATGGACGATTGCTTAGATAATGTAGATCGTGTGCTTACAAAAAGAGAAGTACAAAACGCCATTCTTACAGGAATTCAATTTGATATTCTCGCTGAAAAGGGACAACTAGAAGAGCCTCTTCAATCTATTATCGGCACTGATGAAAGTCTTTATGGAGTAGATGAGATTTTAGCATTTTCAATTGTTAACATATACGGCTCCATCGGCTTTACTAACTATGGATATATTGACAAAATGAAGCCAGGCATCCTTCAATACCTTAATGATAAATCAGGTGGAAAATGTCACACATTCTTAGATGACATTGTTGGCGCAATAGCAGCAGCAGCTTCAAGCAGGCTTGCTCATCGTGCTAGAGATGTAGAATAA
- a CDS encoding TIGR01457 family HAD-type hydrolase, with product MKKYKGYLIDLDGTMYKGTERIEEAGHFVDYLVRNEIPYLFVTNNSSQTPKQVAKKLNEFQIQASEDRVFTTSQATANYIAQKKDQATVYMIGEEGLREALQTGGLHLVDENPDFVVVGIDRDISYEKYARACIAVRNGAAFISTNADIAIPTERGLLPGNGALTSVIAVSTNTAPIFIGKPEKIIVEQALEVLGVAKEDTLMVGDNYDTDIMAGMNCGIDTLLVHTGVTTKELLKQYSSQPTYTVDSLSDYLKNIN from the coding sequence TTGAAAAAATACAAAGGGTATTTAATCGACTTAGATGGAACGATGTATAAAGGAACTGAGCGGATTGAGGAAGCAGGTCATTTTGTTGACTATTTAGTTAGAAATGAGATTCCATATCTGTTTGTGACGAACAACTCTTCTCAAACACCTAAACAAGTTGCTAAGAAATTAAATGAATTTCAAATACAGGCATCAGAGGATCGGGTATTTACGACAAGTCAGGCAACAGCGAATTATATCGCACAAAAAAAGGATCAGGCTACTGTTTATATGATAGGGGAAGAAGGCTTAAGGGAGGCTCTTCAAACAGGTGGACTTCATTTAGTTGATGAAAATCCAGATTTTGTTGTTGTGGGAATTGACCGAGACATATCTTATGAAAAATATGCCAGAGCCTGCATTGCGGTACGAAACGGTGCAGCCTTCATTTCCACAAACGCGGATATCGCAATTCCTACTGAAAGAGGGTTATTACCTGGAAATGGTGCGTTAACATCCGTTATAGCTGTATCAACTAATACAGCACCTATATTTATTGGGAAGCCGGAGAAAATTATTGTTGAACAAGCACTGGAGGTATTGGGGGTAGCAAAAGAAGATACATTAATGGTTGGTGATAATTACGATACAGATATAATGGCTGGCATGAATTGTGGAATTGATACGCTTCTTGTCCATACTGGTGTAACAACGAAGGAGCTACTAAAGCAATACAGCAGCCAACCAACTTATACAGTAGATTCATTGAGTGATTACCTGAAAAATATAAATTGA
- a CDS encoding DUF86 domain-containing protein, translating into MYFVDRDQIEAKLTFLENQIKLFNNQSSWNQEIEKAGLERICHMFIETIIDVGNSMIDGFIMRDPGSYEDIIDILLDEKVVTQEQGNDLKQVILLRKKLVQDYLEINHEELHQIVTSHKAGITSFPAQVRSYIENELGPVSAFKPLG; encoded by the coding sequence TTGTATTTTGTAGATCGAGACCAAATAGAGGCGAAATTAACATTTCTAGAAAACCAGATAAAACTCTTTAATAACCAATCATCTTGGAATCAAGAAATAGAGAAGGCAGGACTAGAAAGAATTTGTCATATGTTCATTGAAACGATTATTGATGTTGGAAATTCGATGATTGATGGATTCATTATGAGAGATCCTGGCAGTTACGAAGACATTATCGACATACTTTTAGATGAAAAAGTAGTTACTCAAGAACAGGGAAATGATTTAAAACAAGTTATCCTACTTAGAAAAAAACTTGTTCAGGATTATTTAGAGATAAATCATGAGGAGCTGCACCAAATTGTTACTTCTCATAAAGCAGGAATTACTTCATTTCCAGCACAAGTTCGAAGTTACATAGAAAATGAATTAGGGCCGGTCTCAGCATTTAAACCATTAGGATGA
- a CDS encoding EAL domain-containing protein produces the protein MTISNLREFSQQLEPVQLEEYKRDLRMGFKSIVEDSPYNLDLLVVHDYYSEGLTIFFKINDEKQSVVHIENLIRTLVPRLERWMFTKYPYFNHSFEIGYMFIEREHSTIQDALYTAQQQAVAMAEKRIQSRYIETLLKMRDIIQKQDISLLAQPIIDLSTNQIKAWEFLTRGPKDTAFESPLQLFSLARQSNLIYDLELLVLEKAFHLIHSVGCMDDVFLNFTPITLGNKRFIPGLEKLLTRYPDIEPRRMIFEVTERDSIEGLKFFHDNIKQLRQKGFRIAVDDTGAGYSSLHTISELLPDIIKIDRSVIQDIDTSKVKESMLKGLILIARETGSLVVAEGIEKEEEAEVLKRNQVDLAQGYFYARPGQLQKERVALV, from the coding sequence ATGACTATCTCGAATCTTCGTGAATTTTCTCAACAATTGGAACCGGTACAATTAGAGGAATATAAAAGAGATCTAAGAATGGGATTCAAAAGCATTGTTGAAGATTCCCCATACAACTTAGACTTACTTGTTGTTCACGATTATTACAGTGAAGGATTAACCATTTTCTTTAAAATAAATGATGAAAAGCAAAGTGTTGTACATATTGAGAATCTCATTCGAACACTAGTGCCAAGGTTAGAAAGATGGATGTTTACAAAGTATCCTTATTTTAACCATTCTTTTGAAATTGGTTATATGTTCATTGAAAGAGAGCACTCAACGATCCAGGATGCACTATATACAGCACAACAACAAGCAGTGGCAATGGCTGAAAAGCGAATTCAGTCACGATATATAGAAACGTTATTAAAAATGCGTGATATTATTCAAAAGCAGGATATTAGTCTGTTGGCTCAACCAATCATAGACCTATCAACAAATCAAATTAAAGCGTGGGAGTTTTTGACAAGAGGACCTAAAGATACTGCATTTGAGAGTCCTTTACAATTATTTTCATTAGCAAGGCAATCCAATTTAATTTATGATCTTGAACTTTTAGTCCTGGAGAAAGCATTTCATTTGATCCATTCAGTAGGTTGTATGGATGATGTATTTTTAAACTTCACTCCAATTACACTTGGGAATAAACGGTTTATTCCTGGACTAGAAAAACTGTTAACGCGATACCCTGATATCGAGCCTAGAAGAATGATTTTTGAAGTAACTGAACGAGATTCAATTGAAGGATTAAAATTTTTCCATGATAATATAAAACAATTACGTCAAAAGGGCTTTAGAATAGCAGTTGATGACACAGGAGCAGGATATTCTAGTTTACATACAATAAGTGAGCTTCTTCCGGACATTATAAAAATAGATCGATCCGTCATTCAAGATATTGACACGAGCAAGGTAAAGGAATCAATGCTAAAAGGACTTATTTTAATTGCTAGAGAAACAGGCTCCTTAGTAGTAGCAGAAGGTATTGAAAAGGAAGAAGAAGCAGAGGTTCTCAAAAGAAACCAGGTTGATTTAGCACAAGGTTACTTTTATGCAAGGCCTGGACAATTACAGAAGGAACGTGTTGCTTTAGTATAG
- a CDS encoding DUF3055 domain-containing protein — MSERFFLYDDTVDTKTRFVSFVGENQRFDLAIVQSDRYYGKHLVLDIQSNRFAIIGEDDLKEPGYIEYAYQLNEEDAAELRDFLYELM; from the coding sequence ATGTCTGAACGATTTTTTTTATATGATGATACAGTTGATACAAAAACAAGGTTTGTAAGCTTTGTGGGGGAAAATCAGCGATTCGATCTGGCCATTGTTCAGAGCGACCGTTATTATGGTAAGCATCTTGTTTTGGATATACAAAGTAATCGCTTTGCCATTATTGGTGAGGATGATTTAAAGGAACCAGGATACATAGAATATGCTTATCAGCTAAATGAGGAAGATGCAGCAGAGCTCCGTGATTTTTTATATGAATTAATGTGA
- a CDS encoding cytosolic protein, with protein sequence MDDKEKETYTDFSNVETQRNFLIPEQLPEGPYGSPRNKDEPVTNKSTPWKEGQRYYSAFNYENKSLHQNLERHDMPAHPTHDDPNKNEEPPYTSK encoded by the coding sequence ATGGATGATAAAGAAAAAGAAACGTATACCGATTTTTCAAATGTAGAAACACAGCGTAACTTTTTAATTCCTGAACAACTTCCAGAGGGTCCTTATGGTTCACCGCGAAATAAGGACGAGCCTGTTACTAATAAAAGTACACCTTGGAAGGAAGGGCAACGTTATTATAGTGCCTTTAATTACGAGAATAAATCACTTCATCAAAATTTGGAGCGACATGATATGCCGGCTCATCCAACCCATGATGACCCCAACAAAAACGAAGAACCACCTTATACGTCAAAATAA
- a CDS encoding YutD family protein, whose product MISVQNQHFELVKEEKNGFNEEAFKERYSEILNKYDFIVGDWGYSQLRLRGFFDDQNQKATYDTKISTLDEYIFEYCNFGCAYFVLKRIKK is encoded by the coding sequence ATGATAAGTGTTCAAAACCAACATTTTGAATTAGTAAAAGAAGAAAAAAACGGTTTTAACGAAGAGGCTTTTAAGGAAAGATACAGCGAAATTTTAAATAAATATGATTTTATTGTTGGAGATTGGGGCTATAGTCAGTTAAGACTTCGTGGTTTTTTTGATGATCAAAATCAAAAAGCAACCTATGACACAAAAATTAGTACCCTTGATGAGTACATATTTGAATACTGTAATTTCGGCTGTGCGTACTTTGTTCTAAAAAGAATAAAAAAATAA
- a CDS encoding YhcN/YlaJ family sporulation lipoprotein, with the protein MIKTKLAISIVGLSLLTACQYGAEEDSSFMHESGNTINVSDRTDLYNEEGSPNANDKGANFGFVRHQKSGIPQDIAYTPTPGMDREAVANSISSLSVQLPNVNDVATLVTDEEVLVAYETDSDNRFETADQVKKTALSVIPRYYHVYVSDNPNMIQQIQAYSPLDSTSRDIDEILTDTINKMLESPQGRALNNGENANGEGYGEMNEDIDDDMKDDYEKSRYEKEKMQ; encoded by the coding sequence ATGATAAAAACCAAATTAGCGATTAGTATTGTAGGTTTATCTTTATTAACAGCATGTCAGTACGGTGCAGAAGAAGATTCTTCTTTTATGCATGAAAGTGGAAATACAATAAATGTAAGTGATCGTACTGATTTGTACAACGAGGAAGGTTCGCCAAATGCAAATGATAAAGGAGCAAACTTTGGATTTGTTCGACATCAAAAAAGTGGCATTCCTCAAGATATAGCCTATACTCCTACACCTGGAATGGACCGAGAAGCTGTTGCCAATTCGATTAGCAGTTTAAGTGTCCAGCTTCCTAACGTAAATGATGTTGCAACATTAGTTACAGATGAAGAAGTGTTAGTCGCTTATGAAACAGATTCAGATAATCGTTTTGAAACAGCCGATCAAGTAAAGAAAACAGCTTTATCAGTTATACCGCGTTATTATCACGTGTACGTTTCTGATAATCCAAATATGATTCAGCAAATCCAAGCGTATAGTCCACTTGATTCAACAAGTCGAGATATTGATGAAATCTTAACAGATACAATAAACAAGATGCTTGAGTCTCCTCAAGGCCGTGCTTTAAATAATGGCGAAAATGCTAATGGCGAAGGCTATGGAGAAATGAATGAAGATATCGATGATGATATGAAGGATGATTATGAAAAATCCCGTTACGAGAAGGAAAAAATGCAATAA
- the lipA gene encoding lipoyl synthase — protein MEMNQMAKKEEYLRKPEWLKIKLNTNENYTDLKKLMREQNLHTVCEEARCPNIHECWAVRRTATFMILGAVCTRACRFCAVKTGLPTELDLAEPERVADSVALMNLKHAVVTAVARDDLKDGGAQVFAETVRAIRRKSPFTTIEVLPSDMGGVYENLKMLMDAKPDILNHNIETVRELTPRVRARAKYDRSLEFLQRAKEMQPEIPTKSSIMIGLGETKEQIIETMDDLRAHDVDIMTIGQYLQPTKKHLKVQKYYHPDEFAELREIALSKGFSHCEAGPLVRSSYHADEQVNSAAKQKQAQA, from the coding sequence ATGGAGATGAATCAGATGGCGAAAAAGGAAGAATATCTACGTAAGCCAGAATGGTTAAAAATAAAATTAAACACGAACGAGAACTATACAGATCTAAAAAAGCTGATGAGAGAGCAAAACCTACACACTGTCTGTGAAGAGGCTAGATGTCCAAATATTCATGAATGTTGGGCTGTTCGTCGTACAGCTACGTTTATGATTTTAGGTGCTGTATGTACTCGTGCATGCCGATTCTGTGCCGTTAAAACAGGACTTCCTACTGAATTAGACCTAGCAGAACCAGAACGCGTAGCAGACTCGGTTGCTCTTATGAATCTTAAACATGCAGTTGTAACTGCTGTAGCTCGTGATGACCTAAAAGATGGTGGAGCACAAGTATTTGCTGAAACAGTTCGTGCGATTCGACGCAAAAGTCCGTTTACAACAATTGAAGTGCTACCTTCAGATATGGGTGGCGTTTATGAGAATCTTAAGATGTTAATGGATGCAAAACCTGATATCCTTAACCATAATATTGAAACAGTTCGTGAGCTAACACCTAGAGTTCGTGCTCGTGCGAAATATGATCGTTCTTTAGAATTTTTACAACGTGCTAAAGAAATGCAACCAGAAATTCCAACTAAATCAAGTATTATGATTGGTCTTGGAGAAACAAAAGAGCAAATCATTGAAACAATGGATGATTTACGTGCTCATGATGTGGATATTATGACAATTGGTCAATATCTACAACCAACGAAAAAACACCTTAAAGTTCAAAAATATTATCATCCAGATGAATTTGCTGAACTTCGTGAAATTGCATTAAGTAAAGGCTTTAGCCACTGTGAAGCTGGTCCGCTTGTTCGTTCATCCTATCATGCAGATGAACAAGTAAATTCTGCAGCTAAGCAGAAACAAGCACAGGCTTAA
- a CDS encoding M23 family metallopeptidase, whose protein sequence is MIIFFMMISVSAHQVANAAEKTDQEKEYEKLMSLYTKVETLTNIPWYVLAAIDQYERNVRHSRKDIPKANGSIEIYVKPEVWAGPLNPNMQDTNPRSIGLFGGIGEDGNGDQVADPTNDEDILYSFAHYLQSYGSDLENLKIGLWDYYQRDKTVGLILGHMKLYKKYGHLDLDKHAFPVPLQHNYSYKNTWGDARGWGGRRIHEGTDIFANYGVPVRATCYGVVEMKGWNRYGGWRVGIRDIDNTYHYFAHLNGFADGLQTGQVVEPGQLIGSVGSSGYGPPGTAGKFPPHLHYGLYKDNGRTEWSFDPYPHLKSWERADRKRK, encoded by the coding sequence ATGATCATCTTCTTCATGATGATCTCTGTTTCAGCACATCAAGTTGCCAATGCTGCTGAAAAAACCGACCAAGAAAAAGAATATGAAAAGCTAATGAGCTTATATACAAAAGTAGAAACATTAACGAACATACCTTGGTATGTGTTAGCTGCAATTGATCAATATGAAAGAAATGTCCGTCATTCTAGAAAAGACATTCCCAAAGCTAACGGGTCCATTGAAATTTATGTCAAACCCGAAGTATGGGCAGGGCCCCTCAATCCAAATATGCAGGATACCAATCCTAGAAGCATAGGTTTATTTGGTGGAATTGGAGAGGATGGTAATGGAGATCAGGTTGCCGACCCAACAAATGACGAGGACATCCTCTATTCTTTTGCGCATTATTTACAATCATATGGATCTGATTTGGAAAATTTAAAGATTGGCTTATGGGATTATTATCAACGTGATAAAACAGTTGGACTCATTTTAGGTCATATGAAATTATATAAAAAATATGGCCACTTGGATTTAGATAAGCATGCATTCCCTGTCCCTCTACAACATAACTATAGTTACAAAAATACGTGGGGAGATGCCCGCGGCTGGGGTGGCAGAAGAATCCATGAGGGAACCGACATTTTTGCAAATTACGGGGTTCCAGTAAGAGCAACTTGTTACGGAGTTGTTGAGATGAAGGGGTGGAATCGATATGGTGGTTGGAGAGTAGGAATACGCGATATCGACAATACGTACCATTATTTTGCCCATTTAAATGGTTTTGCAGATGGCCTCCAAACAGGACAAGTTGTCGAGCCAGGTCAATTAATTGGATCAGTAGGAAGCTCTGGATATGGCCCTCCTGGTACCGCAGGAAAATTCCCACCACATCTACACTATGGCCTTTATAAAGATAACGGTCGAACCGAATGGTCATTTGATCCGTATCCTCACCTGAAATCTTGGGAACGAGCTGACCGAAAAAGAAAATAG
- a CDS encoding methionine/alanine import family NSS transporter small subunit: MSTSAIAMMVIGIVVVWGGLAASITNAVIKAKQK, from the coding sequence ATGAGTACATCTGCTATTGCAATGATGGTAATCGGTATTGTAGTCGTTTGGGGAGGCCTTGCGGCAAGTATTACAAATGCTGTAATTAAAGCAAAACAAAAATAA
- a CDS encoding sodium-dependent transporter, producing MENRPQWGTRAGFILAAVGSAVGLGNIWRFPATAYENGGGAFFLPYLFALLTAGIPLLVMEFTLGHKYRGSAPTTFGKVGKGSSWLGWWQVAIAFVISCYYPVIIAWASSYSVFAFNQNWGTDTEGFLFGEYLQLAEKPGQFGGLVPGVLIPLILVWIVTLGVLFAGVKKGIEAANKVFIPVLVIMFTIIVIRALTLDGAAQGLDAFFKPDWSKILDGKVWVAAYGQIFFSLSIAFAIMITYSSYLPKKSDITNNAFITGFGNSAFEVLAGIGVFSALGFMAAQQGVPVAEVVSSGVGLAFVVFPQIINEFPAFNGLFGFLFFGSLILAGLTSLISITETYVAGIQEKFKVSRTKAVAIGGGLAAVISLLFATRGGLYFLDSVDYFINTFGITLAGFIEVIAIAWFAKELKNIQKHANELSDIQLGTWWRVCLGFITPIVLGYMMFDNLRTNLTSEYGDYPREFLFNWGWTVAIGAVLVGVLFSVTNKKQNESTTSKNKEVSQ from the coding sequence ATGGAAAATCGCCCACAGTGGGGGACAAGGGCTGGCTTTATTCTAGCAGCTGTTGGTTCTGCAGTAGGTTTAGGAAATATCTGGAGATTTCCGGCAACAGCATATGAAAATGGAGGAGGAGCATTTTTCTTACCATATCTATTTGCTTTGTTAACAGCTGGTATCCCATTACTAGTAATGGAGTTTACACTAGGACATAAATATCGTGGGTCTGCTCCTACAACTTTCGGTAAAGTTGGTAAGGGAAGTTCATGGTTGGGCTGGTGGCAGGTTGCTATCGCATTTGTTATTTCATGTTACTATCCAGTTATTATCGCTTGGGCTTCATCTTATTCTGTTTTTGCATTTAACCAAAATTGGGGTACTGATACAGAAGGATTCTTATTCGGTGAGTACCTACAACTAGCAGAAAAGCCTGGTCAATTTGGTGGGCTAGTACCAGGGGTTTTAATTCCACTTATCTTAGTTTGGATTGTTACTTTAGGCGTTTTATTTGCGGGTGTTAAAAAAGGTATTGAAGCAGCTAATAAAGTATTTATTCCAGTTTTAGTTATTATGTTTACTATTATCGTTATTCGCGCTTTAACACTTGATGGAGCTGCTCAAGGATTAGATGCGTTCTTCAAACCAGATTGGAGTAAAATCCTAGATGGTAAAGTATGGGTTGCGGCTTACGGACAGATCTTCTTTAGTTTATCGATTGCATTTGCTATTATGATTACTTATTCAAGTTATCTTCCTAAAAAATCTGATATTACAAACAATGCTTTTATTACTGGTTTCGGAAACTCAGCATTCGAAGTTCTTGCTGGTATTGGAGTATTTAGTGCATTAGGATTTATGGCAGCACAGCAAGGAGTTCCTGTAGCAGAAGTAGTTTCTTCTGGTGTTGGTCTAGCATTTGTTGTATTCCCACAAATTATTAATGAATTCCCTGCTTTTAATGGATTATTTGGGTTCCTATTCTTTGGTTCATTAATATTAGCAGGTTTAACATCCTTAATTTCCATTACGGAAACATATGTTGCAGGTATTCAAGAGAAGTTTAAAGTATCTCGTACAAAGGCTGTTGCAATTGGTGGTGGATTAGCTGCTGTTATCTCATTACTATTCGCTACAAGAGGTGGTCTATATTTCCTAGATTCAGTTGACTACTTCATTAATACATTTGGTATTACATTAGCTGGTTTCATTGAAGTAATTGCAATTGCATGGTTTGCAAAGGAATTAAAGAATATTCAAAAGCATGCTAATGAGTTGTCAGACATTCAATTAGGTACTTGGTGGAGAGTATGCTTAGGTTTTATCACTCCAATCGTACTAGGATATATGATGTTCGATAACTTAAGAACAAACTTAACAAGCGAATATGGTGACTACCCTCGTGAATTCCTCTTTAATTGGGGTTGGACGGTAGCTATTGGAGCAGTCTTAGTTGGAGTACTGTTCTCGGTAACAAATAAAAAGCAAAATGAATCAACAACTTCAAAGAATAAGGAGGTTTCTCAATAA
- a CDS encoding Na+/H+ antiporter NhaC family protein: MSGTIFSIIPPIIAILMVILTRRVLLSLGVGIVSAALLLKDFSIADSGMVIINAVKGIFISEGELNTWNVYIILFLLILGIVTALISISGGSRAFGEWAQKRVKTRTGAQFTAAILGILIFIDDYFNALAVGQVSRPITDRQKVSRAKLAYIIDSTSAPVCVVSPISSWGAYIIAMIATILTTHGVTEFTPLGAFMTMIPMNYYVFAALVLVFAVAYFNINIGSMKVHEDRAIQTGQVVDPSKEALGEIKEDLPTSDKGTIGNLVWPILSLIIGTVASMLYTGYSAIEDKSAVDIFAIFENTDVSASLLYGGLFGLAITIILFFSRGINGRYLPLAIIEGVKSMLPAIYILLFAWVIVDLIGQLSTGEYLAGIVEKSNLNLSYLPVVMFILAAFMAFATGTSWGTFGIMLPIAGEITAATDINMLLAAMAAVLAGSVLGDHCSPISDTTILSSTGAGSHHIDHVLTQLPYALIGGGVATIGYLVLGFTGSSLVGLLTISILLVGFIFIFAKRAKAV, encoded by the coding sequence ATGTCAGGCACTATTTTTTCAATTATTCCCCCGATAATCGCCATCTTAATGGTTATCTTAACAAGGAGAGTTTTGTTATCTCTAGGCGTGGGGATTGTATCAGCAGCGTTATTACTAAAGGATTTTTCAATCGCAGATTCCGGGATGGTCATAATAAATGCTGTTAAAGGTATTTTCATTTCTGAAGGTGAATTAAACACTTGGAATGTTTATATCATATTATTCTTGTTAATCTTAGGAATTGTTACAGCACTTATTTCTATCTCAGGCGGGAGTCGTGCTTTTGGTGAGTGGGCACAAAAGCGTGTAAAAACTCGAACAGGAGCTCAATTTACAGCAGCAATATTAGGAATACTCATTTTCATTGATGATTATTTTAATGCACTTGCCGTTGGACAAGTTAGTCGTCCGATTACTGATCGTCAAAAGGTTTCACGGGCTAAACTTGCTTATATTATTGATTCAACATCAGCACCAGTTTGTGTTGTTTCACCAATTTCAAGCTGGGGAGCATATATCATTGCAATGATTGCGACAATTTTAACTACTCATGGTGTTACTGAGTTTACACCGCTTGGCGCATTTATGACAATGATTCCGATGAACTACTATGTTTTTGCTGCATTGGTTCTTGTGTTTGCAGTAGCTTATTTCAATATTAATATTGGCAGCATGAAAGTTCATGAAGATCGTGCGATTCAAACTGGACAAGTAGTTGATCCTTCCAAAGAAGCATTGGGTGAAATTAAAGAAGATTTACCAACAAGTGATAAAGGCACGATTGGTAACCTTGTTTGGCCTATTCTTTCTTTAATTATTGGTACAGTGGCATCGATGCTTTATACGGGTTATTCAGCAATTGAAGACAAATCAGCTGTAGATATTTTTGCAATCTTTGAAAATACAGATGTTTCAGCATCGCTATTATATGGCGGACTATTTGGACTAGCAATCACCATCATATTATTTTTTAGTAGAGGAATTAATGGGCGTTATTTGCCCCTTGCAATCATTGAAGGTGTTAAATCAATGCTACCAGCTATCTACATCCTGTTATTTGCGTGGGTTATTGTAGATTTGATCGGTCAATTAAGTACAGGGGAATATTTAGCGGGAATTGTTGAAAAATCTAACCTTAACTTATCGTATCTTCCAGTCGTAATGTTTATATTGGCAGCATTCATGGCGTTTGCAACTGGTACTTCTTGGGGAACTTTTGGAATCATGTTACCAATTGCAGGTGAAATTACAGCAGCTACTGATATTAACATGTTGCTTGCAGCTATGGCAGCAGTTCTTGCAGGTTCTGTATTAGGTGATCATTGTTCACCAATTTCTGATACGACAATACTATCCTCTACAGGAGCAGGAAGTCATCACATTGATCACGTATTGACTCAGTTACCTTACGCCTTAATTGGTGGAGGCGTTGCTACAATCGGTTATCTTGTTTTAGGTTTTACGGGTAGTAGTTTAGTTGGTTTACTTACAATATCTATCTTATTAGTAGGGTTTATTTTCATTTTTGCAAAAAGAGCAAAAGCAGTATAA
- the yunB gene encoding sporulation protein YunB has translation MAKFRGRRPRKGPLPFRYVLLLTLVIFTFLTASSFWYVDSKVEPAIMDIAKLEASSIATTIIHEAVKEETEKDQENLVIIDKDNNGNTNTIRFNSAVVRAELDRITDNITRKLTEIEKGNFHTTDNQEMELDDGIVYSIPLGQITDNAILSTIGPDIPVRFYLIGDVHTDIKRTLKEYGINSAVHEISVIVEVTVQVVIPFSTKPVTITNTIPIVDIAAHGDVPQYYNNGSGENAPAIELPAIP, from the coding sequence TTGGCTAAGTTTCGCGGTCGACGCCCGCGCAAAGGGCCTTTACCTTTTCGATATGTACTATTGTTAACACTTGTTATATTTACGTTTCTGACAGCCAGTAGTTTTTGGTATGTAGATAGCAAAGTAGAGCCAGCTATTATGGATATCGCAAAGCTAGAAGCTTCTTCCATTGCAACAACGATTATTCATGAAGCTGTAAAGGAAGAAACAGAGAAAGATCAAGAAAACCTTGTTATAATAGATAAGGATAACAACGGCAATACAAACACAATCCGATTTAATTCAGCAGTTGTTCGAGCAGAATTAGATCGAATTACTGATAACATCACAAGGAAATTAACCGAAATTGAAAAAGGAAATTTTCATACAACAGACAATCAGGAAATGGAATTAGATGATGGAATTGTTTATTCGATTCCGCTGGGGCAAATAACGGATAATGCAATTTTAAGTACTATAGGTCCAGATATTCCAGTTCGTTTTTACTTAATAGGTGATGTACATACCGATATAAAAAGAACATTAAAGGAATATGGAATTAACAGTGCTGTTCATGAAATATCTGTTATTGTGGAAGTAACTGTACAGGTTGTTATCCCCTTCTCAACAAAGCCTGTTACGATTACTAATACAATACCTATTGTTGACATTGCAGCTCACGGTGATGTACCGCAGTATTATAATAATGGAAGCGGAGAAAATGCACCTGCCATTGAATTACCAGCAATTCCATAG